In Desulfomicrobium escambiense DSM 10707, the DNA window CGATTGAACCTAAGGCCTGCCCCCCCGAAACGGTTGCTGAAGGCGAGGGGAATTTCGTAGATGTATGACGACACCGACGAGGACGACAACCCCGATCATTTCAGGAGCCTATAATGCGCCCGAGTCTTTGGAAAAACATGTTCCGGCTTCTTGCAGCCATGCTCGTGCTGCCTTCCGTCTCGTCGGCGCAGCCGCTGGAAGTCCTCTACTTTGAATACCCGCCCTACTACCACGCTCTGCCGGACGGACGGGCGGCGGGACTGATTGTCGATCTGGCCGGCAGGGTGTTCGCCAAGGCGGGTGTCGAGGCCGAATTCCACTTCGTACCGGCCAAGCGGATCCTGCTCGACATCCAAACCGGCCAGCCCGTCGCGTCCCTGGGTTGGTTCAAAACGCCGGAGCGCGAAGAATTCGCCCGCTTCTCCCTGCCCATTTACATCAACCGACCCGTCGGCGTGTTCTTTTTGCGCGAAAAGGAGGACCTGTTCCGTCCCTACAAGACCCTTGAAGCGCTGATGGCGGACGGAAAGCTCTTGATGGGCAGGGTCGCCGGCTTGTCTGACGGGCCGCAGATCGACGCCATTCTGGCCAAATACCCCGACAGAATCGTCCACGTCACGGCAGATTCGGTACGCCTGACCAAAATGCTCGAATCCGGCCGGTTCGATTTCTTCCTGCTCCCGCCGGAAGAGATCGACGCCCTGCTGCACGAAGCGCAGGCCTCGCCTGAAAATTTCGCCCTCAAGGCCATGAGCGACATCCCCCAGGGCAACAGCAGGCACATCATGTACGCAAAGACCGTCGACGACGCCCTGATCCGCAAGGTTGACCAGGCCATCCTCACCGAGATCGGGGATATCGCCCCGAAGCCGTAATCCGCCGATGCGGCTGAGTCCGGGACGTTTACCGCAGGGCCCGTTCGAGAGCCTTGGGCAGGAAAGGAAGGAGTTCGGCCACGCCGCAGGCCGGCGTGGGGTCGGCCAAAAGGCCCAACAGCCGATTGGTCAGCGCCGCGATCCGGCACGACTCGGGGACATCCATGCCGGAAGCCAGAAGTGCGGTGACAAGCCCCGTCAGGGTATCCCCCGTGCCGCCGATGTGCTCCATGGCGGGAGTGTCGGGTTCGTTCAGCGTCGCCACGACCCGCCCGCAGGCGACCACATAGTCCGTTTGGCCCTTGACCAGCAGATGCCGTGCGGCGTTCTCGCCTGCGTGGGCCGCCGCGATCAGCTCCGGAACCCGCTCGTCCTCCTGGAGCAGGAACCCCCGCGTGTAGAACGGATGAGGGGCCGCCTCGTCGGCCAGGAAGGCCATTTCACCGACATCGGGAGTGAACAGGTCGTAGTGCGAGGCGTAGCCGCTCATCTTGGCAGCGTACATGAACCCTGCGTCGGCGACCAGCAGCGGGCGGTGGGCAAGCCCCTCCAGTCCCCAGAGAATCCTGTTGTGCCAGACGACATCCGGCATGAGATAATGAAAGGTCACCCCGGCATGACGGACCAGGCCAACGTCCCCGACAAGTCGCGCGTACAGGGCGCGACTGCCCTCGCC includes these proteins:
- a CDS encoding NAD(P)H-hydrate dehydratase, which gives rise to MSWLIVGTVPRQDFGLAWGAYAVRGREIDMGGVSVGVARGTPALMATAHAAALVLGVEPPEALLVGDTGTGEGSRALYARLVGDVGLVRHAGVTFHYLMPDVVWHNRILWGLEGLAHRPLLVADAGFMYAAKMSGYASHYDLFTPDVGEMAFLADEAAPHPFYTRGFLLQEDERVPELIAAAHAGENAARHLLVKGQTDYVVACGRVVATLNEPDTPAMEHIGGTGDTLTGLVTALLASGMDVPESCRIAALTNRLLGLLADPTPACGVAELLPFLPKALERALR
- a CDS encoding substrate-binding periplasmic protein; this encodes MRPSLWKNMFRLLAAMLVLPSVSSAQPLEVLYFEYPPYYHALPDGRAAGLIVDLAGRVFAKAGVEAEFHFVPAKRILLDIQTGQPVASLGWFKTPEREEFARFSLPIYINRPVGVFFLREKEDLFRPYKTLEALMADGKLLMGRVAGLSDGPQIDAILAKYPDRIVHVTADSVRLTKMLESGRFDFFLLPPEEIDALLHEAQASPENFALKAMSDIPQGNSRHIMYAKTVDDALIRKVDQAILTEIGDIAPKP